GATAGACGAACAAGGCGATGGCGCCGCTCGTCGCGAGCAGGTAGCCGAAGATCTTCTCCGGCAGCAGGTAGTTGCCGATCACCGCCAAGAACCCCACCACCATCGAGGCCAGTACCGCGACCCACGGCACGCCGTTGCCGGTGAGCTTGCCGACCAGTGCCGGCGCGTCCCGACGCTGACCGAGGGAGAACAGCATCCGAGAGGCGGTGTAGAGCGAAGAGTTCAGACACGAGGCGACGGCCGTGAGGATGACCAGGTCCATGACGATCTTCGAGCCTGGGATTCCGATGGCCTCCAGGGTGGTCTGGTAGGAGCCGTTGTCGAGGCTGTCGTAGGGCATCAGCGCGACGATGACGAAGATCGACCCGATGTAGAACAGGGAGATTCGCCAGATCACCGAGTTCACAGCCTTGCTGATGCCGGTGGTCGGGTCGGGCGACTCGGCGGCGGCGATGGTGACGATCTCGGTTCCCATGAACGAGAACATGGTCACCAACATGCCCGCGATGACCGCGCCGAAGCCGTTGGGCATGAAACCGTCTGGCTCCCACAGGGAGTGGATGCCACTGACCTGAGAGTCCGGAATGAGCCCGAAGATCGCAGCCGCACCGATTCCGATGAACGCCACGATGGCGACCACCTTGATCAGGGCGAACCAGAACTCGAACTCACCGTAGTTGCCGACGCTGATGAGGTTGGTCGCGGTGAGCAGCAGCGTCACCGTCAGCGCCCAAACCCACTGGGGCCAACCCACCAGGTCGGACAGGATGGACGCCGCCGCCGTCGCCTCGACGGGGATGACCAGCACCCAGAACCACCAGTACAGCCAGCCGGTGGAGAATCCGGCCCAGCCCCCCAGCGCGCGCTCGGAGTAGACGGAGAACGAGCCCGTGTCGGGATTGGCGGTCGCCATCTCGCCCAGCATCCGCATCACCAGCACGACCAGGGTGCCGGCCAGGAAGTATGAGATGAGGACCGCGGGTCCCGCCTCCTTGATGGCGTTCGCCGAGCCCACGAACAGGCCGGCGCCGATGACGCCGGCGATCGAGATCATCGTGATATGACGGGGTTTCAGGCTGGTGCCCAGCGCGCTCTCCGGGGCGCCGTCGCGCGGGAACTTCTCTGCCTCTGGAATTCGATTGGCCATCGGAACGCCTGCCCTTCGTCCGGACCGGGGACAGCGCCCCCGGAGAAGTCCGTGTTGCCCCGAAATCTTTGATACGAAGCCGTAAGGAAGTGCGCTTCAAGACGTATAAACGGCAAGTGACCGGGATTCGTTCACGGACACCTGATCTGAAAAATCAGTGAAAAGACCTGTGCGCCGCCTCAACGCACCCGCGAAAACTTGGTGGCCACGGCACCGGCGAGTTCCAGGTACGTGCGCACCGCGTCCGGTGACAGCATGGCGAAGTCGACGTCGGCCCCTCTGGCCAGGTGCGGTTCGAACGGGACGACGTGAATGGACCCGCTTCTCGCCTCGAAGTACTGGAACACCTCGTCGAACGCGGGCGATCCTCCACCGGCTTGAGCACCGCTGAGCACCACGTGTGACTCCCGCGCCAATATCCCGTAGCCATGCTGGGTCAGCCAGTCGAGCGTCGCCGCGGCGCTGCGCGCGGCGTCCACAGCCGGTGAGCTGACGAGCACCAATGCGTGAGCCAGGTCGAGCACGCTCGCCATCGAGGAGTGCATGATCCCTGTCCCACAGTCGGTCAAGATGATGTTGTAGTGGGCTTGGAGGATCTCGATCGTGCGTCGGTAGTCGCTCTCCCCGAATATCTCTGCGACCGCGGGATCCTGCACGCTGGCCAGCACTTCGAGTCGGCTGGGTGCCAGGCGCGTGTGCTGGCGCACGTCGGCGTAGCGCGAGACGTCGGGGTCGAGCAGCAGGTCGCGCACCGTCGAGGAGGTCGACGAATCCGAGATGCGCTCGGCCAGGGTGCCGCGGTCGGGGTTCGCGTCCACCGCGATGACGCGATCGGAGCGCACCATGGCAAATGCCGAACCGAGCCCGATGGTGGTCGTCGTCTTCCCGACACCCCCCTTGATCGAGAGCACTGCGATCCGGAAGTCGCTGGCCAGCGGCTGCCTGATCTGCTCCAGCAGGGCCTGCTGCTCACGGTCCTTCTGCGAAACACCCGGGTTGACCCGGCCCTTGGTCGCCCGATACAACATTCGCCGCCAACCGAATTGCGGCGTCAACTGCTCATCGCCCAGGGAGTCATCGGTGTCGAAGGGCCGGTTCGTCCGCAGCCGCGTCACCTCCCGGGGACCGTCGCCGACGGAGCCTGCACCGTCCCGGCGGCCTTGCGCGGGCGACGGTCTCGCCGGGGGCCGAGCTTGGCGGCGGGACCCCGGTTCGCCACCCGCCGACGGGGGCGTCGTCGGAACCCCGTGTCGGCGGGGTGGCATCCACGGCGGCGGGCCAGGCCAGCCCGGAGGGGGCGGCAGACCGTTCCAGCCGGGAGGTGGCGGGGGTGGGGGTGGTGGCACTGGACGTCCACGCCCCGGCTCGTCGGCGCCAGGCGACGTGTCGAGACCGCGGTCCGCCGGTGTGGGGGGCCCCTCACCCGGCGGATCGACCGCCGGCTGCCACGGCGGCGCGGCCATCCGGCGCCCGGTGCGTTTCCTTACGTCCGACGGCGGGGGGTCGACGTCGGCCGGCGCCGGCGGCCAGTCGGGGCTCTCGACCGGACCGGGCTCCGCAGGCGCGCCCGCCGGCACTGCCGACGGCTGGTGTTCGTCGGGCCTGCCGAGTGCCGGCGGGCGGTGAGCTGGTGGGCTGACCAATTCGGATTCTGGTTCGGCCCTGGGCGGTTCAGATGGCGGCGCCGGCTCGTCGGGTTCGGCGCTTGAGACGGGTTCTGTTGGCGCGGCGTCGTGCTGCCGTTGCCGCGCGGCGAGACGTGCCATCAAGTCAGCGGCCCGGCTGTCCACGTCGTCCGACGCCGGTTGCCGGTCCTGGGCTTCGAGTTGGTTCTGATCTGTCACGGTCGCTCCCTAGTTCGTCCGGCGGAGTTTCATGGGTTGCCTACTTGCGCATCGGCATGTCCAGCACGGTGATCGCGATCGCTGCGAGCACGGCACATCCGAGCAGGACGACGAGCCCGAGGTTGCGCGCCCGGTGGTCCGCCGAGCCGACCGGCGCCGGCGCGGCCACGGCGGCCACGGCGTCGGGGGCCGATGGCCTGGCCGGCACCTCGAACGTGAGCGCGGCCACCGGATCGACGACGCCGTAGCCGACGGTGTCATCCGAACCCGACGCCGCCGTCCGGGCCGTGCGCTTGATCCGCTCCATCACCTCGCCTGCGGACATCTCGGGGAACCGCGACCGCACCAGCGCGACGATTCCGGAGACGTAGGGGGCCGCGAAGCTCGTGCCGTTCACCGGTACCGGACCGGCCGTCGGATCCAGCCACGCGTTCATCAGGCCCGGCCCGGTCGGGCTGAGCGACGTGATCTGCTCGCCGGGCGCCGCGACGTCGACCCACGGTCCGTGCAGCGAGAAATCCGCGGGCCGACCGGCCGTCGTCACGGCGCCGACGGTCAGGACGTACTCGGAGAACCACGCCGGGCTGGCGACCGTGCGCACCGATGCCCACGCGTCGGCCACCGGTAGGTTCGGATCACCCATTCCGTTCTGTGCGCTGCACATGCCTTGTGAGGCAATGTTTCCCGCGGCGGCGACCACGACGACGTTGCGCTCGAACGCGTAGCGCACCGCCTGCCCGACCGCGGCGTCGTCGATGTCCGTCCCCACCGGGGCGCACGCGGCCTCGGACAGATTGATGACGGTCGCCCCGAGGTCGACGGCCCGCACGATCGCGTAGGCCAGCGTCCGGGTGTTGCCGTAACCCGCCGACGTCGCGTTGGGATCGTCCTGGGCCGGCCCCGTTCCCTTCACCGAGTACACGCCGCTGTTCTGCCGGATGGACAGGATGGCCGCCTCGGGTGCCACGCCGCTGAACCCGTCGGCGGGGCTGGGCGCGGCGGCGATGATCCCGGCCACCAGGGTGCCGTGCGCGTCGCAGTCGGCCAGACCGTCCGACGACGAGACGTAGTCGCCACCGGGCTCCAGCGCGAGCAATCTGGGGTTGGGGGAGACGCCGGTGTCGATCACCGCCACCTTCTGGCCCGCCCCCCGGGAGAATCGCCAGGCGGCGCTGTAGTCGAGCATCATGTCACCGGCCGGTCGCCGCTGGAACTGGGTGCCGGGAAGGGTGGTGGCCTGTGCGCACACCGTCTTCTGCTCGGTGGGGTCCATCGGGGCGACGGGACCCGTGGGTGGCGGACCAGGTGCGATGATCGGCGGTCCGATGGCCGCCGCCGGCGCCGGCCAAGCCACGATGCCGCCGACGAACAGGCACACGGCCGCCATCCGAGCCCAGTGCCTCACCCGACACCCCAACTCGCATAGCCCCCGACCGCCCACAGGGCGCTGGGCACAACCAGGCCGAACGCGAGGTACGAACACAGCGAGAGAAGCGCCCGCCACCGAGGGCGCCGACGGGCGGACCCAGACCCGGCCCCGACGGCGGCAAGCACGATCGCACACGCCAGCAGCGCCGAGGCGCCCGCCACCGACGTCGGTTCGTCGCCCCGTACCGCGGCGAAGGCGACCGCGACGACCAGAGCCACCGCAGGCAGGCCCAACGCGGCCCGCGCCAAACCGGTGCGGGCACCGGGGCGCGGCAGCCCCAGCGCCGCGGCACACACCAGGCCGAACGTCAGGGCGGGCCAAGATGGGGTAGGCCCAGCCCAAGCGACTGCTGCCCCCCCGAAACAGGCGCCGACCGCCAAACCGGCGTACAGCCCGGCGCGCAGCGAACGGGCCCGGGTCACTTGCCGTCCGACGTCCTCGCCGCCGGGCGGTGGGGCGGTTCCCGTCGATTCCTGTCCGTCCGTCGGATCGGGTCGGGCGGGGCGGGAATAGTCCAACCGCGCGGTCAACCTGGGGACGGCGAGCGTCGCGACCGTGGCCCCGACTGCCAGCCACACCGCTGCCCCGAAGCCGGTGACGCCAGCCGCATGGATCACCGATGCGATTGCGCCGCAGGCGAAGAACACCCCGGCCGCGGTGAAGCCCC
Above is a window of Mycolicibacterium baixiangningiae DNA encoding:
- a CDS encoding amino acid permease; its protein translation is MANRIPEAEKFPRDGAPESALGTSLKPRHITMISIAGVIGAGLFVGSANAIKEAGPAVLISYFLAGTLVVLVMRMLGEMATANPDTGSFSVYSERALGGWAGFSTGWLYWWFWVLVIPVEATAAASILSDLVGWPQWVWALTVTLLLTATNLISVGNYGEFEFWFALIKVVAIVAFIGIGAAAIFGLIPDSQVSGIHSLWEPDGFMPNGFGAVIAGMLVTMFSFMGTEIVTIAAAESPDPTTGISKAVNSVIWRISLFYIGSIFVIVALMPYDSLDNGSYQTTLEAIGIPGSKIVMDLVILTAVASCLNSSLYTASRMLFSLGQRRDAPALVGKLTGNGVPWVAVLASMVVGFLAVIGNYLLPEKIFGYLLATSGAIALFVYLAIAVSQFVLGRTMRAAKERAPVKMWLFPYLTVAVIVAIVAVLILMAFDPDQQSATFLSLISAAFIVGAGVFVHRRRSHETETSRT
- a CDS encoding MinD/ParA family ATP-binding protein yields the protein MTDQNQLEAQDRQPASDDVDSRAADLMARLAARQRQHDAAPTEPVSSAEPDEPAPPSEPPRAEPESELVSPPAHRPPALGRPDEHQPSAVPAGAPAEPGPVESPDWPPAPADVDPPPSDVRKRTGRRMAAPPWQPAVDPPGEGPPTPADRGLDTSPGADEPGRGRPVPPPPPPPPPGWNGLPPPPGWPGPPPWMPPRRHGVPTTPPSAGGEPGSRRQARPPARPSPAQGRRDGAGSVGDGPREVTRLRTNRPFDTDDSLGDEQLTPQFGWRRMLYRATKGRVNPGVSQKDREQQALLEQIRQPLASDFRIAVLSIKGGVGKTTTTIGLGSAFAMVRSDRVIAVDANPDRGTLAERISDSSTSSTVRDLLLDPDVSRYADVRQHTRLAPSRLEVLASVQDPAVAEIFGESDYRRTIEILQAHYNIILTDCGTGIMHSSMASVLDLAHALVLVSSPAVDAARSAAATLDWLTQHGYGILARESHVVLSGAQAGGGSPAFDEVFQYFEARSGSIHVVPFEPHLARGADVDFAMLSPDAVRTYLELAGAVATKFSRVR
- the mycP gene encoding type VII secretion-associated serine protease mycosin, with protein sequence MRHWARMAAVCLFVGGIVAWPAPAAAIGPPIIAPGPPPTGPVAPMDPTEQKTVCAQATTLPGTQFQRRPAGDMMLDYSAAWRFSRGAGQKVAVIDTGVSPNPRLLALEPGGDYVSSSDGLADCDAHGTLVAGIIAAAPSPADGFSGVAPEAAILSIRQNSGVYSVKGTGPAQDDPNATSAGYGNTRTLAYAIVRAVDLGATVINLSEAACAPVGTDIDDAAVGQAVRYAFERNVVVVAAAGNIASQGMCSAQNGMGDPNLPVADAWASVRTVASPAWFSEYVLTVGAVTTAGRPADFSLHGPWVDVAAPGEQITSLSPTGPGLMNAWLDPTAGPVPVNGTSFAAPYVSGIVALVRSRFPEMSAGEVMERIKRTARTAASGSDDTVGYGVVDPVAALTFEVPARPSAPDAVAAVAAPAPVGSADHRARNLGLVVLLGCAVLAAIAITVLDMPMRK